Genomic window (Fibrobacter sp. UWH6):
CAGGTAATGCGGGTCAGCGGATTATCGTCGTTAGCTTCGATAGACACGCCCTTACCCGGGGTCACCTTACGGATCTTGATGGGCAGACGGCTCAGGAGCTGCCATGCCTTGGTGAAGGCGATAGTCTTGCGAACGAAATCGCGTTCCTTTTCGGGAGCCACGCGGACGAAGGCGCCGAAGCAACGCTGGTAAAGAGTTTCCTTGTCGAAGATGCAATCAGAAGAACGGCATTCAGAAAGCTTGCCATCCATCATGAACAGGGTCTTTGCAAGTTCCGGACGCATACGGACTTCCAGCTTACGGGTACGAGCCTTCAGGCGGACGCCATCCTTATAGACATAGGTAAAGCCTTCTTCCTGGTAACGCTGCCAGATGAAGAACTGCAGATCGTCTGCAGCGCGCAGGTGGTAGCTGAATACCGGGTTCTGACGGTTGTTAGCCATGGTCACCTGGTTCAGGAAGCTATCGGCACCGGGATACGGAACCACAACCTTCACGAGAACGTAGGGGTTCACCGGCTTCTTGCTCTTCTTGGCGTACTGTTCGTAGGTGAACAGGGACTGAGCACCGTTAATAATCTTGGGGCGTTCAATGAACAGCACCTTCTTGCCGTCACGATCCTTCAGGCGCAGGTCATCGCCGGTAAGGGTCATACCGTTGTGCAGGAACGGGAAGTCGTCCACGTTCACATTCTGGTCGTCGGCGCGTTCCATGGTCTGGAAGGCATCGATAAGGGCTGCGTTGGTATGAGTGAGGTTACCAAGATAGGTACGGATATTGGAGCTGACGATAGCCATGTTGTGCTTTGTCTTGAGGCGCTTGCCCAATGCAACATGGTAGTCGAAAATGGTACGGATGGGGCAGAAACCGAGGAAGAGTTCACCGTGATCGCTGGTGAGGTGCAGCGGTTCGGATTCCATGACGATTTCGAGCTTGTCGTCGGCGGAGCGGAAGTCGCGGGTCAGGTCATCGTGTTCGGCAACGATTTCCAGCTTGGCCTTGATTTCGTCCTTCCAGAGGGTAAGCTTACGGCGCATGTCCTTAAGGGTACGTTCCAGTTCGGAGTCGGTAATATCGCGGCTGGCGCGGGTGCGGAGCACGGTGATTTCCAGAGTTTCCATGTAGGGGCGGCTTGCCGGTGCATCGGAATCTTCTTCTTCGGCATCATCGGAAATCTTGTTGACAGCCCAGGGGTCGGCTTCTTCACGGAGAGACATGAAGAACGGATTGGAAGGATCGCTGGTACGGAACACGGCGATCTGCAACTGCTTCAGGTCGGCATTCAGGTGAGCCACAACCTTTTCGAGGGGAGTATCTTCATCCAGGAAGATGAAGAATTCCATAAAGCCCTGGGAGTATTGGAATCCATGGAAGCAACCATTTTCATCCAGGTTTAGGTGCCGAAGTGCCTTGATTCGATCAGTAGGATCGTTAGGGTTAAGACTCAAAAGGCTAGCTACAAATGCTAGACGGCGTTCCTGTGATTTGGTCAATTCCATTTTTTTCCTCAGTATGATACACTAAAAAGTCCGGTACTAATGATGTACCTTCCAATTTGTCATATTTATATATAAAAAATAGCTTCAAATCCCCCCCTTTGAGCACAATTTTCAAAAAACTTTTAATTTTTTTTGAAAAAAATTGACGTTTTCATAAACATTTGAGCACTAATTATAGAAAAACACTCAAATCATTACCTCTAACCGTACGAAAAATGTAAGATGGATTTTAGCATTTTTTCGGCCGATGTCGCTCCAACGCAACTTAAAAATACTATGATTAAAGCTATAGGAGATACGTTATGAATTTGCTCGATGTTATTGCCAAGGCCAAAGCCGACAAGTCCAAATCACTGGATCTGTCGCAGCAGAATATTCGTCTG
Coding sequences:
- a CDS encoding AIPR family protein; this translates as MELTKSQERRLAFVASLLSLNPNDPTDRIKALRHLNLDENGCFHGFQYSQGFMEFFIFLDEDTPLEKVVAHLNADLKQLQIAVFRTSDPSNPFFMSLREEADPWAVNKISDDAEEEDSDAPASRPYMETLEITVLRTRASRDITDSELERTLKDMRRKLTLWKDEIKAKLEIVAEHDDLTRDFRSADDKLEIVMESEPLHLTSDHGELFLGFCPIRTIFDYHVALGKRLKTKHNMAIVSSNIRTYLGNLTHTNAALIDAFQTMERADDQNVNVDDFPFLHNGMTLTGDDLRLKDRDGKKVLFIERPKIINGAQSLFTYEQYAKKSKKPVNPYVLVKVVVPYPGADSFLNQVTMANNRQNPVFSYHLRAADDLQFFIWQRYQEEGFTYVYKDGVRLKARTRKLEVRMRPELAKTLFMMDGKLSECRSSDCIFDKETLYQRCFGAFVRVAPEKERDFVRKTIAFTKAWQLLSRLPIKIRKVTPGKGVSIEANDDNPLTRITWNGRLEDKFIFRSAVKDLVVALALKHWLIYGDPIQDFEWLVENELNFNDSILKYAAKIYTDDLKGILISEFKDNSNYYDTITTIDKDSGESVERRLWKGFSNTATYEKMMDLLCKKNPQWEKCREGIEAFI